Within the Salvia hispanica cultivar TCC Black 2014 chromosome 4, UniMelb_Shisp_WGS_1.0, whole genome shotgun sequence genome, the region acacactcgacacacacacacgacacacacacacacacacgcataacacacacaccacatgcatacatattttctatatccttTTTATCCCACTCTCGctcaattaatatgcatgagggttcaagagtaccgattgatcggttagaaagaagaagattcatgtagaagaagaagattaatataagaatacatttttgagaaaaacgatcggtagaaaataagtaaagacttggttcttcaagaattcttggatcaaacttcaatttcttctcaaaggatgcaagattaatggagtaaagtagaagaaaattgagagagagagagttgagaGGGGGAGAGGACGAAAGATGGGGAGGGGGCGAAAATAATGaggctagggttaggggttttggctcttatttatagagtccaagAAGACCcttagaatatttggtaagattttattctccacaattaaataaataaatattatggagtagggaagaagaattaacaaaaatagaataggGCACAAagcatgagattttcgaaaattatggcttctaattagccaagatttcgTTTGGTATTTTTctggagtagaataaaatatcacggagcaaaataaataaaataaaagaattctCCCAATCTTGGAATTAAAAAGAGGCGTGTACTTTGCTTGATATATAAGGAATTGGATTTctttattaactaaaataatatatggcaagatctcttgaggtatgaaaagatttggtagaatatttaaattctaggtatggaaggaaatcaagtaaggaatcaattaaatagacaaaaatggtgattttcgaaaatcacttgGACAAAAAGGGAGTGTCGAATTCTTCtcataaaataaggaataaatggggtcttggatttaatttggatagaTATcacaagaattaaattaaatcggGAAAAATGGAATTCCCTCTTCAAAAATCATAGGGTTCGAAATTCTCAAGAATTGGGTGGCTAGTATTtgtggaaattttctctaatattctcactcacccttagaCAAATAATTTACCacataatcaataaataaatcatatgccacatcattaaatcaaatagtttgacttttcaaactttcaacacaTACTCATCTCATGAAATAAAAGCATTCTcgattccacgtcatcaacaattaattctaagctctaaaattagggttctaaattccgggatgttacaattTCAGTATTTGGTTGAGTTCGAAgggattaatattttattcgtAGTCTTCCTACTTATATTTGACTCCTTTAGTTCtttttatcacttttttcTAATTTGGCATATTTaaaggagtattttttaaattaaaaggattTGATACAATTGATAAATTTCAAAGTTGTGatagaattgataaaattatttaattaaggtAGGATAGATTCCATCATTAACCCtaaaaaatctataaaaaaataaatactactccaaaTAGAATCAGTGAAACCTAAATATCTCTCTATTTATAAACTGAACTCCATCAAAGATCAACCATAAAAAAGATGGACTCCAATCTCCTCAACCACGACGTTGTAACAGAAATCCTCTCGCATTGTCCATTCACATCCGTCTTGAGATTCCGAAGCGTCTGCAAATCATGGCGCGATCACATCGATTCTGAAGCCTTCAGAAAATCGCACATTCTCCACCATGCCGACGACGACAGAGACGGAGAGACGCTACTCATGCAGTTCAGTTTCCGAAAACACGGAGTTCCGGAACTGTCAGTGTTTACCGGCAAGCTGCACAGCAACTCCCTGCCACCTTCCCAGGAAATCTCGGACTACCTCGCCGCGGACTCTACCTGTCACGCTCAAATCGCCGGCCCTGCCAACGGCGTGATCTGCGTCTACTACAGGGCCTCCGGCTCACCCGTTGCCGTATGCAACCCTAGTTTAGGCCTCATCGCCATCTTGCCAATGCCACCAAACCCTAGCTCAAAGTCCCTCGAACCAAATCACCATAAGGCGTTGTTTCGTGACTTCGGGATTTGGTTCGATGAGGTCGCACAAGATTACATGGTTGTGCAGCTGTTGTCGTGCCACATAAACGGCCTCTACTTAATAGGCTCACACTTGCACGCTTCGGTATACTCAAGAGCCACGAATTCTTGGAGGGAGCTGAGCATTATTGATCTTGGCTTGTGTGAGTTCAGCCCTATAAATTCACGGTGCAAGAACAGCGCCTTCGCGCACTGGCTGGCGAAAGACAATGATAGAATTGAGTTGATCTTGTCGTTCGACTTCAGGAGCGAGGGCTTCCGTGTCCTGGAGATACCGGATTTGGAGGCTTCGAAGATGTATAGGGATAGGAAGATTTTTGCGGAGGGTGGTGACtcttttcttgtgtttttttcGGGTGACGGGAAAGGGCCTGATTGGTTGAACATATTTTGGTTGTGGATTGAAGGGAGCATGCTGCAATGGAATCACATGAAGAGGGTTGGAGTTGGACCATTTGATGGCCTTGTCATACCCAAGGCTTTGTGTGAGAGGGGTTATGTTGTTTTGCAGTCTAAGAATAATGGGTATTTgctaatttataattattgtgatgaaaaatatgttaGATGTTTCGAGATGAATAGGGATGTGCCAGAGATTTTTGAGTATAGGGGAAACTTTGTTTTGCCTTAGGAGTAGAGAGGTACTAGTGTTTGATTTTCTATCTTTGATAATTAGTACTTTATTATGTTAACTTTAATTAGTATCTcaagttatttaatttactactaGTCTACTACTAAATCTTTTGGCTTATGTGATGAGATTTTACTACTAAATCTCAAGTTATTTGCTTATGTATAGTGTCGCACAAAGGTTTGTGGCACTTATCAAATTTCCAgcttaattatatatgctatCTCGTATAAAATGAAAGCTCTATCTACATGTCATCTCCTTCCCAAGAAATGATCTTGCTCGCCCCTAAATACAATTCTCTTAAGGAGGGAAGCTTTAATTTATGCTTcacctaaaaaaatatatagactAGTTAGGATTTTAAGCTTTAATCAATGCATTCTTGTGCAAATAATACCATCACCTGGCGAGGAGATACGTTCGGCATTTCTTTGTAGCCTTTTGTAGGATTGAGGCTAGCGAAGAAGGGGATGTGAAGTGTCTAGGGCCTAGAGAATAATTGTCATCACGCTCGATAAGATTGAACAGCTCGCACAAGACGAAGAACGGGACTTGATTCTCAAAGAGCATTAGATCATGCACGCTGTTGGCTGTTGATCATGCATCCAGTCCATTTGTAAGATTGGATTAATATGATGTGACGCAAACTTGCGAAGTAGTTGGATGATTAAACAACCATCTAGAAGAAGATGTTACACTGATATGCTTGTGACTCTAATCCGATCTCAGTTTGTACAGATGCTTCTATGCTTCTGCTAGATGGTGGTTGCATCATCCAACTACTTCGCATGTTTGCGTCACATTTTAGTCAGGatattgatcaaattttacaaATGGAATGGATGATCAACAACCTACATCGTGTTCTGATGCTCCTTGAGAATCAAGTCCCGTTCTTCGTATTGTGCAAGTTTTACAATCTTATCGAGCCCCATAACATAttacttataaattatactatggaaaaaataatagtaaatgtCAATTTGCATACTGTGCTTATTCACATtcagctttttttttttcatttttcgaGATCAACTTACCTAAAACTTATATCACATGGGAAATTTAACTACTCTGATCAGGAAAAAAAAGTCTAAACccaaagaaatactcccttcgtccccgattaagagtcacactttgactggacacgagttttaagaaatgtaaagaaaagttgattgaaaaagttagtggaatgtgggacccattttttatattggttttataataaaatgtgagtgaatttagttagttgaatgtgagacctacttactatttatggtaaaagtgaagtgtaactcttaattggggacaaaccgaaatggaaaagtgtaactcttaatcggggacggagggagtacttaggagatgaatatattatatagatatatatagagaaattAATATTGGCATTGCatattatattcttaaataGTTATATAGCGTATAAATTGATGGAAAACTAAAAGCAATGAGGTGAATTTAGGGTAGCAAAacaataatactccatatgctAATATATCAAAGAAAAGACAATCCTCAACCACAAAATAGTTGGGCGAGCGAATCGGGGATACAAAACTAACATTAGCAATAGACAAAAGGGCAAAAAAAAGCATTCAGaaaactaatttcatttttaaaacaatattgTTGAAGAGCAAGAAGAATACCTAAAATCGAGAGAATTGGACTATATGCTACCaaattaaatgcatatatttatagtaaaaaaaagaagaagaagaagaattaagTCCCTCTTCTagaaatttgtatttataatctagaaaatattttattcataaattttttgtggagtagtaatttagtGCTGCtcaatttgtttttgggaTGAGATATACATGTAGAGTTTAATGATCGAATATATATCATTACTTTTAGTCATTTTATCACTTTTACCTAGTAATTTGGTAAAAATGATCAACTAAGGCATAGTTGCaaacattgaaaaataatttttaaattaaaaaggatgGGATCCAATTGTTACTAAAAGTTCGgataatattgataaatttcatAGTTGTCATAGATTTgataaaatcattaaattaagGTAGGATAGCTTCCATCATTAACCCtaaaaaatctataaaaaaaataaatactactccaaaTAGAATTAGTGAAACCTAGAATTCTCTCATCTCCTACctctctattttatatagtgaAGAATTCCATCAAAaataaaccataaaaaaaacacaattagATGGATTCCAATCTCCTCAACCACGACGTTGTGACAGAAATCCTCTTGCATTGTCCATTTACATCCCTCTTGAGATTTCGAAGCGTTTGCAAATCATGGCGCGATCACATCGATTCTGAAGCTTTCAGGAAATCGCACATCCAGCACCATGCCGACGACGACAACACGCGGCTACTCGTGCAGTTCAGTTTCCGACAAGACGGAGCTTCGGAAGTGTCGATGTTTAACGAGAAGCTGCACAACAACTTCCTGCCAGCTTCCCAGGAAATCCTGGACTACCACCACACCACGGATGCTGTCTGTCACGACGCTCAAGTCGCCGGCCCTTCTAACGGCCTGATCTGCGCCTACTACAGGAACTCCGACGCACCCGTGGCAGTATGCAACCCTAGTTTAGGTCTCATC harbors:
- the LOC125221435 gene encoding F-box/kelch-repeat protein At3g06240-like, yielding MDSNLLNHDVVTEILSHCPFTSVLRFRSVCKSWRDHIDSEAFRKSHILHHADDDRDGETLLMQFSFRKHGVPELSVFTGKLHSNSLPPSQEISDYLAADSTCHAQIAGPANGVICVYYRASGSPVAVCNPSLGLIAILPMPPNPSSKSLEPNHHKALFRDFGIWFDEVAQDYMVVQLLSCHINGLYLIGSHLHASVYSRATNSWRELSIIDLGLCEFSPINSRCKNSAFAHWLAKDNDRIELILSFDFRSEGFRVLEIPDLEASKMYRDRKIFAEGGDSFLVFFSGDGKGPDWLNIFWLWIEGSMLQWNHMKRVGVGPFDGLVIPKALCERGYVVLQSKNNGYLLIYNYCDEKYVRCFEMNRDVPEIFEYRGNFVLP